The genomic stretch GGTCAACATCCGCTTCCGCGGCCGCGAAATGAGCCATCAGGAGCTCGGTCGCGAAATGGCGGCGCGGATCGAGGCCGACCTGGGCGAGGACATCGTGGTCGAGTCGCGTCCGCGCCTGGAAGGGCGGCAGATGGTCATGATGATCGCGCCCAAGAAGAAGACCTGAGCCGGGTCCTTCCCCGCCCGCGGGGAGGCCCCAGGCGCGGTCGGGGCAGGGAGCTTGGCTCCCAATCCCCTGATTTGCCTGAAGATATTTGCA from Salifodinibacter halophilus encodes the following:
- a CDS encoding translation initiation factor IF-3, with protein sequence VNIRFRGREMSHQELGREMAARIEADLGEDIVVESRPRLEGRQMVMMIAPKKKT